The Methylorubrum populi genome contains a region encoding:
- the gcvP gene encoding aminomethyl-transferring glycine dehydrogenase: MKYDRHDPFDFAARRHIGPKLSEIDQMLETVGATSLHALIDETLPPDIRQAEYIDFGASLTERRSLEKLRATADRNRLLVSLIGQGYHGTTMPPAIQRNIFENPAWYTAYSPYQPEISQGRLEALLNFQTLVCDLTALDVANASLLDEATAAAEAMGMARRVAKSDGNAFFVDRDCLPQTIAVLKTRAAPLGWEIVVGDPFSELDPAAVFGALFQYPGVNGAIHDFSEVIAALHAAGALAVVAADPLALTLLKAPGEMGADIAVGSMQRYGVPMGYGGPHAAYMATRDAHKRALPGRIVGVSVDARGNRAYRLALQTREQHIRREKATSNICTSQVLLAVIASMFAVYHGPAGLKAIALRVHRDAVRLAAGLETLGFKVDPKEFFDTITVEVGPFQGVILRSAVENGVNLRKVGTDRIGISVDQRTRPDIVQAVWRAFGGDLPYDEAYPEPRLPAALERASEYLTHPIFHMNRAESEMTRYMRRLSDRDLALDRAMIPLGSCTMKLNATAEMLPISWPEFSELHPFVPEEQAQGYRELIDDLSQKLCAITGYDAISMQPNSGAQGEYAGLLAIRRYHLAQGEGHRTVCLIPSSAHGTNPASAQMCGMSVVVVGADAHGNIDVEDFSRKAERHADKLAACMITYPSTHGVFEARVRELCDIVHTHGGQVYLDGANLNAMVGLARPGDIGADVSHLNLHKTFCIPHGGGGPGMGPIGVKAHLIPFLPSDPRSGEEGAVSAAAFGSASILPISWSYCLMMGGRGLTQATRVAILNANYIAKRLEGAYPILYAGRNGRVAHECIVDVRPFQKSAGVSVEDIAKRLIDCGFHPPTMSWPVAGTLMIEPTESETKAEIDRFCDAMLAIRDEIRAIEEGRMDRADNPLKNAPHTVQDLIGAWERPYSREAACFPSGSLRMDKYWPPVNRVDNAYGDRNLVCSCPPPEAYGEAAE; the protein is encoded by the coding sequence ATGAAATACGATCGCCACGATCCCTTCGACTTCGCCGCGCGGCGCCATATCGGGCCGAAGCTCAGCGAGATCGACCAGATGCTGGAGACGGTCGGCGCGACATCGCTGCATGCGCTGATCGACGAGACGCTGCCGCCCGACATCCGGCAGGCCGAGTACATCGATTTCGGCGCCTCGCTCACCGAGCGGCGCTCGCTGGAAAAGCTGCGGGCCACGGCCGACAGGAACCGGCTGCTCGTCTCGCTGATCGGCCAGGGCTACCACGGCACGACGATGCCGCCGGCGATCCAGCGCAACATCTTCGAGAACCCGGCCTGGTACACCGCCTACTCGCCCTACCAGCCGGAGATCAGCCAGGGCCGGCTCGAAGCGCTCCTCAACTTCCAGACCCTGGTCTGCGACCTCACCGCGCTCGACGTCGCCAACGCCTCGCTGCTCGACGAGGCGACCGCCGCGGCGGAGGCCATGGGCATGGCGCGCCGCGTGGCGAAATCGGACGGGAACGCCTTCTTCGTCGATCGCGACTGCCTGCCCCAGACCATCGCCGTTCTGAAGACCCGCGCGGCGCCGCTCGGCTGGGAGATCGTGGTCGGCGATCCCTTTTCGGAGCTGGACCCGGCCGCCGTCTTCGGCGCGCTGTTCCAGTACCCCGGCGTGAACGGCGCGATTCACGACTTTTCCGAGGTCATCGCCGCGCTCCACGCGGCGGGCGCGCTCGCCGTGGTCGCCGCCGACCCGCTGGCGCTGACGCTGCTGAAGGCGCCGGGCGAGATGGGCGCCGACATCGCCGTCGGCTCGATGCAGCGCTACGGCGTGCCGATGGGCTATGGCGGCCCGCACGCCGCCTACATGGCGACCCGCGACGCCCACAAGCGGGCGCTGCCCGGCCGCATCGTCGGCGTTTCGGTCGATGCCCGCGGCAACCGCGCCTACCGGCTCGCGCTCCAGACCCGCGAGCAGCATATCCGCCGCGAGAAGGCGACCTCGAACATCTGCACCAGCCAGGTGCTGCTCGCGGTCATCGCCTCGATGTTCGCGGTCTATCACGGACCGGCCGGCCTGAAGGCCATCGCCCTGCGTGTCCACCGCGACGCGGTGCGCTTGGCCGCAGGCCTGGAAACGCTCGGCTTCAAGGTCGATCCAAAGGAATTCTTCGATACGATCACCGTCGAGGTCGGCCCGTTCCAGGGCGTGATCCTGCGGAGCGCCGTCGAGAACGGGGTGAACCTGCGCAAGGTCGGCACGGACCGCATCGGCATCAGCGTCGATCAGCGCACCCGGCCCGATATCGTGCAGGCGGTGTGGCGCGCCTTCGGCGGCGATCTCCCCTACGACGAGGCCTATCCCGAGCCGCGCCTGCCGGCGGCGCTGGAGCGGGCCTCCGAGTACCTGACCCACCCGATCTTCCACATGAACCGGGCCGAGAGCGAGATGACGCGCTACATGCGCCGGCTCAGCGACCGCGACCTCGCGCTCGACCGGGCGATGATCCCGCTCGGCTCCTGCACGATGAAGCTCAACGCCACCGCCGAGATGCTGCCGATCTCCTGGCCGGAGTTTTCGGAATTGCACCCCTTCGTGCCGGAGGAGCAGGCGCAAGGGTATCGGGAACTCATCGACGATCTCTCCCAAAAACTCTGCGCGATCACCGGCTACGACGCGATCTCGATGCAGCCGAACTCGGGGGCTCAGGGCGAGTATGCGGGTCTGCTCGCCATCCGCCGCTACCACCTCGCGCAGGGGGAGGGGCACCGGACGGTCTGCCTGATCCCGTCCTCGGCCCACGGCACCAACCCGGCCTCCGCCCAGATGTGCGGCATGAGCGTCGTCGTGGTCGGGGCGGATGCCCACGGCAACATCGACGTCGAGGACTTTTCGAGGAAGGCCGAGCGGCACGCGGACAAGCTGGCCGCGTGCATGATCACCTATCCCTCGACCCACGGCGTGTTCGAGGCGCGGGTGCGTGAACTCTGCGACATCGTCCACACCCATGGCGGACAGGTCTATCTCGACGGCGCCAACCTCAACGCCATGGTCGGGCTGGCGCGGCCGGGCGACATCGGTGCCGATGTCAGCCACCTCAACCTGCACAAGACCTTCTGCATCCCGCATGGCGGCGGCGGGCCCGGCATGGGGCCGATCGGCGTCAAGGCGCACCTGATCCCGTTCCTGCCCTCCGATCCGCGCTCGGGCGAGGAGGGCGCGGTCTCGGCCGCCGCCTTCGGTTCGGCCTCGATCCTGCCGATCTCGTGGAGCTACTGCCTGATGATGGGCGGGCGCGGCCTGACGCAAGCCACGCGGGTGGCGATCCTCAACGCCAACTACATCGCCAAGCGCCTGGAGGGCGCCTATCCGATCCTCTATGCCGGGCGGAACGGGCGGGTCGCGCACGAGTGCATCGTCGACGTGCGCCCGTTCCAGAAGAGCGCGGGGGTGAGCGTCGAGGACATCGCCAAGCGCCTGATCGATTGCGGCTTCCACCCGCCGACCATGAGCTGGCCGGTGGCGGGCACGCTGATGATCGAGCCGACCGAATCCGAGACCAAGGCCGAGATCGACCGCTTCTGCGACGCCATGCTGGCGATCCGGGACGAGATCCGGGCGATCGAGGAGGGGCGGATGGATCGGGCCGACAACCCGCTCAAGAACGCCCCGCACACGGTGCAGGACCTGATCGGCGCCTGGGAGCGGCCGTATTCGCGCGAAGCCGCCTGCTTTCCCTCGGGGTCGCTTCGCATGGACAAGTACTGGCCGCCGGTGAACCGCGTCGACAACGCCTACGGCGACCGCAACCTCGTCTGCTCCTGCCCGCCGCCGGAGGCCTACGGCGAGGCGGCGGAGTAG
- the gcvH gene encoding glycine cleavage system protein GcvH translates to MLRFTDEHEWLRLDGDVATVGITAHAAEQLGDLVFVELPKVGAKLAKGEAAAVVESVKAASDVYAPLSGAVTEVNEAAVADPASVGADPQGAGWLYRLKLDDASAMDALMDAAAYAAFAK, encoded by the coding sequence ATGCTGCGTTTCACCGACGAGCACGAATGGCTGCGCCTCGACGGCGACGTCGCCACGGTCGGCATCACCGCCCACGCCGCCGAGCAGCTCGGCGACCTCGTCTTCGTCGAGTTGCCGAAGGTCGGCGCCAAGCTGGCCAAGGGCGAGGCGGCGGCCGTGGTGGAATCCGTCAAGGCGGCCTCCGACGTCTACGCGCCGCTCTCGGGCGCGGTGACGGAGGTCAACGAGGCGGCGGTGGCCGACCCGGCCTCGGTCGGCGCCGATCCGCAGGGCGCGGGCTGGCTCTACCGGCTCAAGCTCGACGACGCCTCCGCCATGGACGCGCTGATGGACGCGGCGGCCTACGCGGCGTTCGCGAAATAG
- the gcvT gene encoding glycine cleavage system aminomethyltransferase GcvT has translation MSLQAAGAVSPAAPVSADPPAQTPLHALHLRHGARMVPFAGYAMPLQYPAGLLKEHLHTRAAAGFFDVSHMGQIALTPRSGDGAEAARALEALVPIDILGLPVGRQRYGFLTDAAGGILDDLMVARLPDRLHVVVNAANKAADLAFIRAHCPDTLDVALVPDALIALQGPKAADVLARLAPEIEAMRFMDVRAVAILGTPCLVSRSGYTGEDGFEIAVPADRVEAVAEALLADADVLPVGLGARDSLRLEAGLPLHGADIGSGTSPVEASLAWAISPARRRGGARAGGFAGSERILAEMEAGPSRRRVGLRPEGRAPVRADAPLFAAEEGGEPVGRVTSGGFGPSVGAPVAMGFLPTALAAPGTRVFAEVRGRRLPLAAAPLPFVPAGFKRG, from the coding sequence ATGAGCCTGCAAGCTGCCGGGGCCGTGAGCCCTGCCGCCCCCGTTTCCGCTGATCCGCCGGCGCAGACGCCGCTGCACGCGCTCCACCTGCGCCACGGCGCCAGGATGGTGCCGTTCGCCGGCTACGCGATGCCGCTTCAGTATCCGGCGGGGCTCTTGAAGGAGCACCTGCACACGCGGGCCGCGGCCGGCTTCTTCGACGTGTCGCATATGGGCCAGATCGCACTGACGCCGCGCTCCGGCGACGGGGCGGAGGCGGCCCGGGCCCTCGAAGCGCTGGTTCCGATCGACATCCTCGGCCTTCCCGTCGGGCGCCAGCGCTACGGCTTCCTCACCGACGCGGCCGGCGGCATCCTCGACGACCTGATGGTCGCGCGCCTGCCCGACCGGCTCCACGTCGTCGTCAACGCCGCCAACAAGGCCGCCGATCTCGCGTTCATCCGGGCGCATTGTCCGGACACCCTCGACGTGGCGCTCGTGCCGGATGCGCTGATCGCGCTCCAGGGGCCGAAGGCGGCGGACGTACTCGCGCGCCTCGCGCCCGAAATCGAGGCGATGCGGTTCATGGATGTGCGCGCGGTCGCGATTCTCGGCACGCCCTGCCTCGTCAGCCGCTCCGGCTACACCGGCGAGGACGGCTTCGAGATCGCCGTGCCGGCCGATCGGGTCGAGGCGGTGGCCGAGGCGCTGCTCGCCGATGCGGATGTGCTGCCCGTCGGCCTCGGCGCCCGCGATTCCCTGCGCCTCGAGGCCGGGCTGCCGCTGCACGGCGCCGACATCGGCTCCGGCACGAGCCCGGTCGAGGCGAGCCTCGCCTGGGCGATCTCGCCTGCCCGCCGCCGCGGCGGCGCCCGCGCGGGCGGGTTTGCGGGATCGGAAAGGATCCTGGCGGAGATGGAAGCCGGGCCGTCCCGGCGGCGCGTCGGCCTGCGTCCGGAGGGCCGGGCCCCCGTGCGGGCGGATGCCCCGCTCTTCGCCGCGGAAGAGGGCGGCGAGCCGGTCGGCCGCGTCACCTCCGGCGGCTTCGGGCCGAGCGTCGGGGCGCCGGTCGCCATGGGCTTCCTGCCGACCGCGCTCGCCGCGCCCGGCACCCGCGTCTTCGCCGAGGTGCGCGGCCGGCGTCTCCCGCTCGCCGCCGCCCCGCTCCCCTTCGTCCCGGCCGGCTTCAAGCGCGGCTGA
- a CDS encoding aminotransferase class I/II-fold pyridoxal phosphate-dependent enzyme: MAHHPSHAPSRSLDAFAREKLAGLEAAALRRRLATTARGPDAAAERAGRRLVSFSCNDYLGLAHDPRVIAAAAEALARYGAGAGASRLVTGNSPPLAALEERLARHKGKDGALVFGSGYLANLGIAPALAGRDDLILIDELGHSCLFAGARMSGARTLRFAHNDLAHLRTLLAEHRGTARRALILTERVFSMDGDRAPLPEILALADDYDAWTLVDDAHGLGVVEPGQRAPLEMGTLSKTLGSYGGYLCASRPVIDLLTSRARSLVYTTGLPPASAAAALAALDIVESEPERAARPLALARRFTARLGLAEAESPIVPVLVGAADAALALSAALEARGFLVVAIRPPTVAPGTARLRVAFSAVHDEGQVDALAEALAELAPERVQAGRGRLRPTEPAGGSR; encoded by the coding sequence ATGGCCCATCACCCGTCTCATGCCCCGTCCCGGAGCCTCGACGCCTTCGCCCGGGAAAAACTCGCCGGCCTGGAAGCCGCCGCCCTGCGCCGCCGCCTCGCGACGACCGCCCGCGGTCCGGATGCGGCGGCGGAGCGGGCGGGCCGCCGGCTCGTCTCGTTCTCCTGCAACGACTATCTCGGCCTCGCCCACGATCCGCGGGTGATCGCCGCCGCCGCGGAGGCGCTCGCCCGCTACGGAGCCGGCGCGGGTGCCTCGCGGCTCGTGACCGGCAATTCGCCCCCGCTCGCGGCCCTGGAGGAGCGCCTCGCCCGCCACAAGGGCAAGGATGGGGCGCTCGTCTTTGGCTCGGGCTATCTCGCCAATCTCGGCATCGCCCCCGCCCTGGCCGGTCGCGACGACCTGATCCTGATCGACGAACTCGGCCATTCCTGCCTGTTCGCGGGGGCGAGGATGTCGGGCGCCAGGACCCTGCGCTTCGCCCACAACGATCTCGCGCATTTGCGGACCCTGCTCGCCGAGCATCGCGGCACGGCGCGGCGGGCGCTGATCCTGACCGAGCGGGTCTTCAGCATGGACGGCGACCGGGCGCCGCTTCCCGAGATCCTGGCGCTGGCGGACGACTACGACGCCTGGACCCTGGTGGACGACGCCCACGGCCTCGGCGTGGTCGAGCCCGGCCAGCGGGCGCCGCTCGAAATGGGCACGCTGTCGAAGACGCTCGGCTCCTACGGCGGCTATCTGTGCGCCTCGCGGCCCGTGATCGACCTGCTGACCAGCCGGGCGCGCAGCCTCGTCTACACCACCGGCCTGCCGCCGGCGTCCGCAGCGGCCGCGCTCGCCGCCCTCGACATCGTCGAGTCCGAGCCGGAGCGCGCCGCCCGGCCGCTGGCGCTCGCCCGCCGCTTCACCGCGCGGCTCGGCTTGGCCGAGGCCGAGAGCCCGATCGTGCCGGTCCTCGTCGGCGCGGCGGACGCCGCGCTGGCGCTCTCGGCGGCGCTCGAAGCGCGCGGCTTCCTCGTCGTCGCGATCCGCCCGCCGACGGTCGCCCCCGGCACCGCCCGCCTGCGCGTCGCCTTCTCGGCGGTCCACGACGAGGGGCAGGTCGATGCCCTGGCCGAGGCGCTGGCCGAACTCGCGCCGGAGCGCGTCCAGGCCGGCCGAGGCCGCCTCAGGCCGACGGAGCCAGCCGGCGGATCGAGGTGA
- a CDS encoding C40 family peptidase produces the protein MSDTSDPRLPPARPDLADLRLRRIVAAERYVAGEPARVVVPSAPLRRAPSAEAGLDTEAVMGDAVTVFETRDGFAWVQIDRDRYVGYLPAAALGPADPAPTHRVAALRTFVYPAPDLKRPHLAHLGLGAAFAAEVREGAYWRLARGGYVFAGHAAPLGAAEPDFAATAERLVGTPYLWGGRTSLGLDCSGLVQLCLETAGRACPRDADQQERALGETLPPGLDGLRRGDLVFWKGHVGLMLDADRLIHANGHHMAVAVEPLREAVERIAARSFGAVTSIRRLAPSA, from the coding sequence ATGTCCGACACCTCCGATCCCCGCCTCCCGCCCGCCCGGCCCGATCTCGCCGACCTCCGCCTCCGGAGGATCGTCGCGGCGGAGCGCTACGTCGCGGGCGAGCCCGCCCGGGTCGTCGTGCCCTCCGCGCCCCTGCGGCGCGCCCCGTCCGCCGAGGCCGGCCTCGATACGGAGGCGGTGATGGGCGATGCGGTGACGGTGTTCGAGACCCGCGACGGCTTCGCCTGGGTCCAGATCGATCGTGATCGCTATGTCGGCTACCTGCCGGCGGCGGCGCTCGGCCCCGCCGACCCCGCTCCGACCCATCGGGTCGCGGCGCTTCGCACCTTCGTCTACCCGGCGCCCGACCTGAAGCGCCCGCACCTCGCCCATCTCGGCCTCGGCGCGGCCTTCGCGGCGGAAGTGCGCGAGGGCGCGTACTGGCGCCTCGCCCGGGGCGGCTACGTCTTCGCCGGCCACGCGGCGCCGCTCGGCGCCGCCGAGCCCGACTTCGCGGCCACCGCCGAGCGGCTCGTCGGCACGCCCTATCTCTGGGGCGGGCGCACCAGCCTCGGCCTCGATTGCTCGGGGCTCGTTCAGCTCTGCCTGGAGACGGCCGGGCGCGCTTGCCCGCGCGACGCCGACCAGCAGGAGCGGGCCCTCGGAGAAACCCTGCCCCCGGGGCTCGACGGCCTGCGCCGCGGCGACCTCGTGTTCTGGAAGGGCCATGTCGGGCTGATGCTCGACGCCGACCGCCTGATCCACGCCAACGGCCACCACATGGCCGTCGCGGTCGAGCCCCTGCGCGAGGCGGTGGAGCGCATCGCCGCCAGGAGTTTCGGCGCCGTCACCTCGATCCGCCGGCTGGCTCCGTCGGCCTGA
- a CDS encoding MgtC/SapB family protein → MPGPFPVPTPEALNSGVSLVVAFGLGTLIGAERQYRQRTAGLRTAVLVAVGAAAFVDLGMRLTGGEGATRTVAYVISGIGFLGAGVIMKEGMNVRGLNTAATLWCSAAVGAFAGADLPLEAGFVTAAVLAGNTLLRPLVNLIDRIPIDESATEATYEVQVTVAADAAGPARDLLVERLEAADYPVGGTEVEERGEEAVDVIATLTATTVLAKDLDAVVADLEKRPEVRHATWSVQTGD, encoded by the coding sequence ATGCCCGGCCCCTTTCCCGTTCCCACACCCGAAGCCTTGAATTCCGGCGTCAGCCTCGTCGTCGCCTTCGGCCTCGGCACCCTGATCGGAGCCGAGCGGCAGTATCGCCAGCGCACGGCCGGCCTGCGCACCGCCGTGCTGGTGGCGGTCGGGGCCGCGGCGTTCGTCGACCTCGGCATGCGGCTGACCGGCGGCGAGGGCGCGACCCGCACCGTGGCCTACGTGATCTCCGGCATCGGCTTCCTCGGCGCGGGCGTGATCATGAAGGAGGGGATGAACGTGCGCGGCCTCAACACCGCCGCGACCCTCTGGTGCTCGGCCGCGGTCGGCGCCTTCGCCGGGGCCGACCTGCCGCTGGAGGCCGGCTTCGTCACGGCCGCGGTGCTCGCCGGCAACACGCTGCTGCGCCCGCTCGTCAACCTGATCGACCGCATCCCGATCGACGAAAGCGCGACGGAAGCGACCTACGAGGTGCAGGTGACGGTGGCCGCCGATGCCGCCGGCCCCGCCCGCGACCTCCTGGTCGAGCGGCTGGAGGCGGCGGACTATCCCGTCGGCGGCACCGAGGTGGAGGAGCGCGGCGAGGAGGCGGTCGACGTCATCGCCACCCTCACGGCGACCACGGTGCTGGCCAAGGATCTCGACGCCGTGGTCGCCGATCTGGAGAAGCGGCCGGAGGTGCGCCACGCGACGTGGTCGGTGCAGACGGGGGATTGA
- a CDS encoding catalase family protein, protein MSAAKPIPYHPSVEQPRTDEADVHAQMLATFAKIQGVTFEDYGRAVRGVHAKSHGLLTGRLEVLDGIPPDLAQGLFEKPGSYEAMLRFSTNPGDILDDSVSTPRGLALKIVGVEGERLEGAEGTTQDFVMANAPAFTAPDDAAFLKSLKLLAATTDTPQVFKKAFSAVLRGVETVLEGLGTKSPTLIAMGGHPETHILGETFYSQVPLRWGNYVAKVAVAPVSPELTALTGARLDVNGRPNGLREAVSAYFAEHGGVWELRAQLRTDEETMPVEDASKPWPEDRSPYVAVARLTVPRQESWSEEKVRRIDDGFAFNPWHALAAHRPLGSIMRARRAAYPASAGFRAERNGCPIHEPGGISGIR, encoded by the coding sequence GTGAGCGCTGCGAAGCCGATCCCCTATCACCCCTCGGTCGAGCAGCCGCGCACCGACGAGGCCGACGTCCACGCCCAGATGCTGGCGACCTTCGCGAAGATCCAGGGCGTCACCTTCGAGGATTACGGCCGGGCGGTGCGGGGCGTGCACGCCAAGTCGCACGGCCTGCTCACCGGCCGCCTGGAGGTTCTCGATGGGATCCCGCCCGACCTGGCCCAGGGCCTCTTCGAAAAGCCCGGCTCCTACGAGGCGATGCTGCGCTTCTCCACCAATCCCGGCGACATTCTGGACGACAGCGTCTCGACCCCGCGGGGCCTCGCCCTCAAGATCGTCGGCGTCGAGGGCGAGCGTCTCGAAGGCGCCGAGGGCACGACGCAGGATTTCGTGATGGCCAACGCCCCGGCCTTCACGGCACCGGACGATGCGGCCTTCCTGAAGAGCCTGAAGCTGCTCGCGGCCACCACCGACACGCCGCAGGTGTTCAAGAAGGCGTTCTCGGCCGTGCTGCGCGGGGTCGAGACGGTGCTGGAGGGCCTCGGCACCAAGAGTCCGACCCTGATCGCGATGGGCGGCCACCCGGAGACGCATATCCTCGGCGAGACCTTCTACAGCCAGGTTCCCCTGCGCTGGGGCAACTACGTCGCCAAGGTCGCCGTGGCGCCGGTCTCGCCCGAACTGACCGCCCTCACCGGCGCGCGCCTCGACGTCAACGGCCGGCCCAACGGCCTGCGCGAGGCGGTGTCGGCCTACTTCGCCGAGCACGGGGGCGTGTGGGAGTTGCGGGCACAGTTGCGCACCGACGAGGAGACGATGCCGGTCGAGGACGCTTCCAAACCCTGGCCGGAGGACCGGAGCCCCTACGTCGCCGTCGCCCGCCTCACCGTGCCGCGCCAGGAATCCTGGAGCGAGGAGAAGGTGCGCCGGATCGACGACGGCTTCGCCTTCAATCCCTGGCACGCGCTCGCCGCGCACCGGCCGCTCGGCTCGATCATGCGCGCGCGCCGGGCCGCCTACCCGGCCTCCGCCGGCTTCCGCGCGGAGCGCAACGGCTGCCCGATCCACGAGCCGGGCGGGATTTCGGGAATCCGATAG